A single Vulcanisaeta distributa DSM 14429 DNA region contains:
- a CDS encoding thiolase domain-containing protein, with the protein MRKVGIIGVGQSVFGVRNDVTIQELAWEAVKEALDDAGLTQRDIEISIVGSAGTRTYELYPAVPINEYSGLSEKGPIRVEAACATGSAALAVAYNMVASGFVDVALAIGVEKMNEVDTATSLAVGGRGGNYLWEYHFYGTTFPAYYALYATAHMAKFGTTEEQLALVRVKNQKYAARNPKAQFQFEVTVEDVLKSRPVAWPLKLYDCSAITDGAAAAIVASEDAIRKLRIDTPVWIEAIGYASDTSNITRREDYVSLRATRLAAQMAYRKAGIEPRDVEVAEVHDCFTIAEIMAYEDLGFTEKGEGGKFIEEGQSEIGGKVAVNLSGGLLGKGHPLGATGLAMIYELVKQLREERERGRQAPLKRYIALAHNIGGTGHYGYVTILRR; encoded by the coding sequence GTGCGTAAGGTCGGCATTATTGGTGTTGGTCAGTCTGTTTTTGGTGTTAGGAATGATGTGACAATACAGGAGCTTGCCTGGGAGGCTGTTAAAGAGGCGCTTGATGATGCTGGTTTGACACAGAGGGATATTGAGATATCGATTGTTGGTAGTGCGGGCACTAGGACTTACGAGTTATACCCCGCAGTCCCCATTAATGAGTATAGTGGCCTTAGTGAGAAGGGGCCCATTAGGGTTGAGGCAGCGTGCGCCACTGGTAGTGCGGCATTGGCCGTGGCCTATAACATGGTTGCCTCAGGCTTCGTGGATGTGGCCCTAGCTATTGGTGTGGAAAAGATGAATGAGGTTGATACAGCGACTTCACTTGCCGTAGGTGGTAGAGGAGGCAATTATCTATGGGAGTATCATTTCTATGGCACAACATTCCCCGCATACTACGCCCTATACGCCACAGCCCACATGGCTAAGTTCGGAACAACAGAGGAGCAATTAGCCCTGGTCAGGGTTAAGAACCAGAAGTATGCTGCCAGGAATCCAAAGGCTCAATTCCAGTTTGAGGTGACTGTTGAGGACGTGCTTAAGTCAAGGCCTGTTGCGTGGCCCCTAAAGCTTTACGACTGTTCCGCAATAACGGATGGCGCCGCAGCGGCAATAGTGGCCAGTGAGGATGCGATTAGGAAACTACGCATTGATACTCCAGTCTGGATTGAGGCGATTGGGTATGCATCCGATACCTCGAATATAACTAGGCGTGAGGATTACGTAAGCCTAAGGGCCACTAGGTTAGCCGCCCAGATGGCGTATAGGAAGGCTGGTATTGAACCCAGGGATGTCGAGGTTGCCGAGGTTCATGATTGCTTCACAATAGCGGAGATAATGGCCTACGAGGATTTAGGCTTTACCGAGAAGGGTGAGGGTGGTAAATTCATTGAGGAGGGGCAGAGTGAAATTGGTGGTAAGGTTGCCGTGAATTTAAGCGGTGGGCTTCTTGGGAAAGGTCATCCATTAGGTGCCACGGGCCTTGCAATGATTTATGAACTTGTTAAGCAGTTGAGGGAGGAGAGGGAGCGTGGTAGGCAGGCACCTTTGAAGAGGTACATAGCCCTTGCCCATAATATAGGTGGTACTGGTCATTATGGTTATGTAACGATATTAAGGAGGTGA
- a CDS encoding Zn-ribbon domain-containing OB-fold protein, protein MRVAERKAGAKKTVKMEGPTIDSVPIIYRHRIPISKTVKYWDGLREGKIYATKCKSCGAVYYPPQADCPYCGSSDVEWVELPKEGVLETFTRVYSRPQGYEEFEPYIIAIARVGDVRVMGWLINVKDERCVRVGDEVVLSTTYIEKHNKYIITFQLKNKQC, encoded by the coding sequence ATGAGAGTGGCAGAGAGGAAGGCAGGTGCTAAGAAGACCGTTAAGATGGAGGGACCAACCATAGACTCAGTACCAATCATTTACAGGCATAGAATCCCCATTAGTAAAACCGTTAAGTATTGGGACGGCCTTAGGGAAGGCAAAATCTATGCAACCAAGTGTAAATCCTGTGGCGCAGTTTATTATCCACCACAGGCTGACTGCCCGTACTGCGGTTCAAGCGATGTTGAGTGGGTTGAGTTACCTAAGGAGGGTGTCCTTGAGACTTTCACCAGGGTTTACTCCAGGCCTCAGGGTTATGAGGAGTTTGAGCCGTACATAATAGCCATTGCCAGGGTTGGTGATGTTAGGGTCATGGGCTGGCTCATCAATGTTAAGGATGAGAGGTGTGTCAGGGTTGGTGATGAGGTGGTGCTGAGCACAACATACATAGAGAAGCACAACAAGTACATAATAACATTCCAACTAAAAAACAAACAATGTTAG